One Thermoanaerobacter pseudethanolicus ATCC 33223 DNA window includes the following coding sequences:
- a CDS encoding TIM barrel protein, giving the protein MRGLAIKFGPSGNSDSFYKEGHKSSLEMPEWLHNMGLDAYEYSFSRGIKISEKMAKELKEGAQKFNITITVHAPYYINLATTDKTKMENSKRYLIDSLIAGKWMGAKRVTFHPGSATEGTRKEALERAKKLLKEILKEIEDKGLTDITLCPETMGKKNQLGTLEEVLELCNVDKRIIPTIDFAHLHARDTGRFKSIEDYAEVLDIIERYLGKERAKKIHVHFSRIEYTDQGEKRHWTLKDTQYGPEFEPLAQLFYERKMEPIVICESRGTMAEDALKLKEIYLNIAKRMSKV; this is encoded by the coding sequence ATGAGAGGATTGGCTATAAAATTTGGACCATCTGGGAATTCTGATAGTTTCTACAAAGAAGGGCATAAATCTTCTTTAGAAATGCCTGAATGGCTCCATAACATGGGGCTTGATGCGTATGAATATTCTTTTTCAAGGGGAATAAAAATTAGCGAAAAGATGGCTAAGGAGCTTAAGGAAGGGGCACAAAAATTCAACATAACTATTACTGTTCATGCTCCTTATTACATAAACTTAGCTACTACGGATAAAACCAAAATGGAGAATTCCAAGAGATACTTAATAGATAGTTTAATTGCAGGAAAATGGATGGGGGCTAAAAGGGTAACTTTTCATCCTGGTTCTGCAACAGAAGGGACGAGAAAAGAGGCTTTAGAGAGAGCAAAAAAACTTTTAAAGGAAATTTTAAAAGAGATAGAGGACAAAGGACTTACTGACATAACCCTATGTCCAGAGACAATGGGAAAGAAAAACCAATTGGGTACTTTAGAAGAAGTATTGGAGCTGTGTAATGTGGATAAGAGAATTATTCCCACTATAGACTTTGCCCATTTACATGCAAGAGATACTGGAAGGTTTAAGTCTATAGAAGATTATGCAGAGGTTTTGGATATTATTGAAAGGTATTTGGGAAAAGAAAGGGCGAAAAAGATACACGTCCATTTTAGTAGAATTGAATACACAGATCAGGGAGAAAAAAGGCATTGGACACTGAAAGACACTCAATACGGGCCAGAATTTGAGCCTTTGGCACAGCTTTTCTATGAAAGAAAGATGGAGCCTATTGTCATATGTGAATCGAGAGGAACTATGGCAGAAGATGCTTTAAAACTAAAAGAGATATATCTAAATATTGCAAAAAGGATGTCGAAAGTATGA
- the proB gene encoding glutamate 5-kinase, with translation MRIVVKVGTSTLTYENGKLNLEIMEKLVRQIANLLNRGEEVVLVTSGAIGAGMGKLNLKEKPKTIPEKQSLAAIGQGLLIEIYEKFFNEYGKITAQVLLTKEDFSDRRRYLNVSYTLSNLLKWGVVPIINENDTVTVDEIKIGDNDTLAALLASLVEADILIILTDIDGLYDKDPRIYKEAKIIEVVEEFSDELFKIAGSAGTKRGTGGMYTKIQAAKICWNSGVKMIIANGKIDNVLNQIANGEKIGTTFLPMKKPISSRKVWIAFNAKVSGRLFIDEGAAKAIIKHGKSLLPSGVVKTEGDYDVGDCVAVVDHQEKEIARGLINYSSEEVEKIKGCKTHEIEKILGYKYYDEVIHRDNLVILERGEKFGS, from the coding sequence ATGAGAATTGTAGTAAAAGTTGGTACAAGCACTTTGACATATGAAAATGGTAAATTGAATTTAGAAATAATGGAGAAGTTAGTAAGGCAAATTGCTAATTTATTAAACAGAGGAGAGGAAGTAGTATTAGTAACTTCTGGGGCAATTGGGGCGGGAATGGGAAAATTAAATTTAAAGGAAAAACCTAAAACCATCCCAGAAAAGCAATCCTTAGCGGCTATAGGGCAAGGGCTTTTAATTGAAATTTATGAAAAGTTTTTTAATGAATATGGCAAAATTACTGCGCAAGTTCTTTTGACTAAGGAAGATTTTAGCGATAGAAGAAGATATTTAAATGTCAGTTATACCTTGTCAAACCTGCTCAAATGGGGTGTTGTGCCAATAATAAATGAAAATGATACAGTAACTGTTGATGAAATTAAAATTGGAGACAATGACACTTTAGCGGCGCTGCTTGCTAGTTTAGTTGAGGCTGATATTTTAATAATTTTAACTGACATTGATGGGCTTTATGATAAAGACCCTCGAATTTATAAAGAGGCAAAAATTATAGAAGTCGTAGAAGAGTTTTCAGATGAATTGTTTAAAATTGCTGGTAGTGCTGGGACAAAAAGAGGAACTGGGGGAATGTATACAAAGATTCAGGCAGCAAAGATATGTTGGAATTCAGGAGTTAAGATGATTATAGCGAATGGGAAAATTGACAATGTATTAAATCAAATAGCAAATGGCGAAAAAATTGGCACTACATTTTTGCCTATGAAAAAGCCAATAAGTAGCAGAAAAGTTTGGATTGCTTTTAATGCGAAAGTAAGCGGAAGACTTTTTATTGATGAAGGAGCAGCGAAAGCTATTATAAAGCATGGGAAAAGTCTATTACCAAGTGGAGTTGTAAAAACTGAAGGGGATTATGATGTAGGAGACTGTGTTGCAGTGGTTGACCATCAAGAAAAAGAGATTGCCAGAGGACTTATTAATTATTCTTCAGAAGAAGTTGAAAAGATAAAAGGTTGTAAAACTCATGAGATAGAAAAGATATTAGGTTATAAATATTACGATGAAGTAATCCATAGGGATAATCTTGTAATACTTGAAAGAGGTGAGAAGTTTGGAAGTTGA
- a CDS encoding glutamate-5-semialdehyde dehydrogenase: MEVEVKAKQAKAAARRMAVLDENTKNLALNHMADALIKDIGKILEANKKDVVEAEKRNIKASLIDRLKLDEKRVEAMAKGLREISALPDPVGSIEKMWKRPNGLQIGKMRVPIGVIGIIYESRPNVTADAAGLCLKSGNAVILRGGSDAINSNIAISSILAKAAYETGIPEGAIQLIENTDREEVNRMMKLNGLIDLIIPRGGASLIKNVIENSTVPVIETGVGNCHIFVDETAKFNMAKDIIVNAKVQRPGVCNAVETVLVHKSIAKEFLPLMVEELTSLGVEIRGCQITKEICPQVKEATDKDWETEYLDLILAVKVVDGIEEALDHISKYSTGHSESIITENYENAMMFLKSVDSAAVYVNASTRFTDGGEFGFGAEIGISTQKMHARGPMGLEELTTYKYVILGSGQIRK; this comes from the coding sequence TTGGAAGTTGAAGTAAAGGCAAAACAGGCAAAAGCTGCGGCCAGAAGAATGGCTGTGTTAGATGAAAATACAAAGAATTTAGCTTTGAATCACATGGCAGATGCTTTAATAAAAGATATAGGAAAAATACTTGAGGCTAATAAAAAGGATGTTGTGGAGGCTGAAAAAAGGAATATAAAAGCTTCTCTTATTGATAGACTAAAACTTGATGAAAAAAGAGTCGAAGCTATGGCAAAAGGATTAAGAGAGATTTCTGCTCTTCCTGACCCTGTAGGAAGTATAGAAAAGATGTGGAAGAGGCCAAATGGACTTCAAATTGGCAAAATGAGAGTGCCAATTGGAGTAATAGGTATAATTTATGAATCTCGCCCGAATGTGACAGCTGATGCGGCAGGCCTTTGTTTGAAATCGGGAAATGCTGTGATTTTAAGGGGAGGAAGCGATGCAATCAATTCTAATATAGCAATTTCTTCTATTCTTGCCAAGGCTGCTTATGAGACTGGGATTCCTGAAGGTGCAATACAGCTTATAGAAAATACTGATAGAGAAGAAGTAAACCGTATGATGAAGTTAAACGGTCTAATTGACCTCATTATTCCTCGAGGTGGAGCCAGTCTTATAAAAAATGTCATTGAAAATTCTACAGTGCCTGTAATAGAGACAGGAGTAGGCAATTGTCATATTTTTGTTGATGAAACAGCTAAGTTTAATATGGCAAAAGACATCATTGTGAATGCAAAAGTTCAAAGGCCAGGGGTATGTAATGCAGTAGAGACAGTTTTGGTTCACAAATCTATTGCAAAAGAGTTTTTGCCTTTAATGGTAGAAGAATTGACTTCTTTGGGAGTAGAAATAAGAGGGTGTCAAATTACAAAAGAAATATGTCCTCAAGTTAAAGAGGCTACAGATAAGGATTGGGAAACGGAATATTTAGACCTTATACTGGCTGTAAAAGTTGTAGATGGCATAGAAGAAGCCTTAGATCATATTTCAAAGTATTCGACAGGCCATTCGGAAAGCATTATTACAGAAAATTATGAAAATGCCATGATGTTTTTAAAATCTGTAGATTCGGCTGCTGTGTATGTAAATGCTTCTACTCGCTTTACAGATGGAGGAGAATTTGGTTTTGGGGCAGAGATAGGAATAAGTACACAAAAAATGCATGCGAGAGGGCCAATGGGACTTGAGGAGCTTACCACCTACAAATATGTAATTTTAGGTAGTGGACAAATAAGGAAATAA
- the aroQ gene encoding type II 3-dehydroquinate dehydratase codes for MKRVLIIHGPNVNLTGKREKEVYGDINYEEINNLIKREAAKLDIAVKIQQSNSEGEIINLIHSAENNFDAIIINPAAYTHYSLAIMDAIAAVSVPVIEVHISNIFGREDYRKTSVTASKCKGVITGFGPYSYVLALNAVKLLEDSIGG; via the coding sequence ATGAAAAGAGTTTTGATAATTCATGGCCCTAATGTAAATCTGACAGGTAAAAGAGAAAAAGAGGTATATGGAGATATAAATTACGAAGAAATAAATAATCTGATAAAAAGAGAGGCTGCAAAATTAGATATAGCTGTCAAGATTCAGCAATCTAATAGTGAAGGAGAAATAATTAATCTTATTCATTCTGCAGAAAACAATTTCGATGCTATAATTATAAATCCTGCAGCTTACACTCATTACAGTTTAGCTATTATGGATGCTATTGCAGCTGTGTCAGTTCCAGTAATAGAAGTTCATATTTCAAATATTTTTGGAAGGGAGGATTACAGAAAGACCTCTGTTACTGCATCTAAATGCAAAGGTGTGATAACGGGGTTTGGACCTTATAGTTATGTCCTTGCCCTCAATGCAGTTAAGCTTTTAGAGGATTCAATTGGGGGGTAA
- a CDS encoding M24 family metallopeptidase codes for MNKRLQNLRNLMKKRDIEAFVIYKFVNVTYITGFTGDDSVALVTHDKAIFITDGRYTEQAQKEVKDFEVIEHKTGIKEVLKEYIKTLGIKKLAFEESISYGQYRELKEFLEIELIPQANLVETLRMVKDEEEIENIKKAQNITDKAFEYLLNFIKVGMTEKEVALELEYFMKKQGAEDLSFDTIVASGKRSSLPHGKASEKVIEKGDFVTIDFGCKVNGYCSDMTRTIVMGKANEKQKEIYNIVLEAQQKAIANLKAGLTSKEADLLARFVIEEKGYGKYFSHSLGHGVGLEVHEAPSLSFKKEEILKEGAIVTVEPGIYIPDFGGVRIEDMVLLKEDGVINLTKSSKYLIELN; via the coding sequence ATGAATAAAAGATTACAAAATTTGAGAAATTTGATGAAGAAAAGAGATATAGAGGCTTTTGTGATTTACAAATTTGTCAATGTTACATATATTACTGGCTTTACTGGAGATGACAGCGTAGCTCTTGTGACCCACGATAAAGCTATTTTTATTACAGATGGAAGATATACTGAGCAAGCTCAAAAGGAAGTTAAAGATTTTGAAGTTATCGAGCACAAAACTGGCATAAAAGAAGTTTTAAAAGAATACATTAAAACATTGGGGATAAAAAAATTAGCCTTTGAAGAAAGTATTTCTTATGGACAGTATAGGGAATTAAAAGAGTTTTTAGAGATTGAGCTAATACCACAGGCTAATTTGGTAGAGACTTTGAGAATGGTAAAAGATGAGGAAGAAATAGAAAACATAAAAAAAGCACAAAATATTACTGATAAGGCTTTTGAGTATTTGTTAAATTTCATTAAAGTAGGAATGACAGAAAAAGAAGTAGCATTAGAATTAGAGTATTTTATGAAGAAACAAGGAGCAGAAGACCTATCTTTTGATACGATTGTAGCATCAGGTAAAAGGTCCTCTCTCCCTCATGGAAAAGCCTCTGAAAAAGTGATAGAAAAAGGTGATTTTGTCACAATAGATTTTGGATGTAAAGTAAATGGTTATTGTTCTGATATGACAAGAACGATAGTGATGGGAAAAGCTAATGAAAAGCAAAAAGAGATATATAACATAGTTTTAGAAGCACAGCAAAAAGCGATAGCTAATTTAAAGGCAGGACTTACCTCAAAAGAGGCGGATTTGTTAGCAAGGTTTGTCATTGAAGAAAAAGGTTATGGTAAGTATTTTAGTCACTCTTTAGGACATGGAGTAGGGCTTGAAGTTCATGAGGCGCCAAGCTTGTCTTTCAAAAAAGAAGAAATTTTAAAAGAAGGAGCAATTGTTACTGTAGAACCAGGTATATATATTCCCGATTTTGGTGGCGTAAGAATCGAAGATATGGTATTATTAAAAGAAGATGGTGTTATAAATTTAACTAAATCATCGAAATATTTAATTGAATTAAACTAA
- the efp gene encoding elongation factor P, whose protein sequence is MIAAGDFRKGVTIEVDGQVFTVVDFMHVKPGKGAAFVRTKLKNVMTGAVIEKTFSPTEKFEEAVIERREMQYLYNDGELYYFMDTETYEQIPLNYDKVEDAIKYIKENMVVTVKFYKGEAFSVEPPTFVELEVVETEPGFRGDTATGGSKPATVETGAVIQVPLFINVGDKIRIDTRTGEYLERV, encoded by the coding sequence TTGATAGCAGCAGGTGATTTCAGAAAAGGAGTAACTATTGAGGTTGACGGACAGGTTTTTACAGTTGTGGATTTTATGCATGTTAAGCCAGGAAAAGGTGCAGCTTTCGTGAGGACAAAACTTAAAAATGTGATGACAGGGGCTGTAATAGAGAAAACTTTCAGCCCAACAGAAAAGTTTGAGGAAGCAGTTATAGAAAGAAGAGAAATGCAGTATTTGTACAATGATGGAGAACTTTATTATTTTATGGACACAGAAACTTATGAGCAAATTCCTTTAAATTATGATAAAGTTGAGGACGCAATTAAATACATAAAGGAAAATATGGTTGTTACAGTAAAGTTCTATAAAGGCGAAGCCTTTTCTGTTGAGCCTCCTACTTTTGTTGAGCTGGAAGTTGTAGAAACAGAGCCTGGATTTAGAGGAGATACTGCAACGGGTGGTTCCAAACCGGCAACTGTAGAAACTGGTGCTGTCATCCAAGTCCCATTGTTTATAAACGTTGGAGACAAAATAAGAATTGACACTCGAACCGGAGAATATTTAGAGAGGGTATAA
- a CDS encoding CD1247 N-terminal domain-containing protein, which translates to MEYLNERVSYLRGLADGLGIDDSTKEGKIILAILDTLEDFADAINELEASHSELDDYVGEIDEDLSEIENHIYGDEDYEDEDDDYDYDYDDDEEYEDEDEDYEEYVEVECPNCHMLISVEEELLEDEDAELVCPHCNETLKVKDLKIVDDDED; encoded by the coding sequence ATGGAATACTTAAATGAAAGGGTTTCCTACTTAAGAGGGTTAGCAGACGGCTTAGGGATAGATGACAGCACAAAAGAAGGTAAAATAATTTTGGCAATTTTAGATACTTTAGAGGATTTTGCAGATGCTATAAATGAGCTGGAAGCTTCCCATTCCGAATTAGATGATTATGTGGGAGAAATAGATGAAGACCTTTCTGAAATTGAAAACCACATATATGGCGATGAGGACTATGAGGATGAGGATGACGACTATGACTATGATTATGACGATGATGAGGAATATGAGGATGAAGACGAGGATTATGAAGAGTATGTAGAGGTAGAATGTCCTAATTGCCATATGTTGATAAGTGTGGAAGAAGAACTTCTAGAAGATGAAGATGCTGAGTTGGTATGTCCTCATTGCAATGAAACCCTAAAAGTAAAAGATTTGAAAATTGTAGATGATGATGAAGATTAA
- the spoIIIAA gene encoding stage III sporulation protein AA codes for MNTRKNFEEVLYALPPSVREVITKIPDDLLQEVEEIRLRVNRPLTVYLKNEEKFVSKEGTISFSPSLAYIVTSEDCEKALQLISKSSLYAFEEEIRNGYITLKGGYRVGIVGKCVLENGYIKTLKNISGYNYRISKEIIGVAEEILKYLITPSKDVYNILIISPPQCGKTTLLRDITRWISNGIDFLGFKGKKVGVVDERSEIAGCYNGIPQMDVGIRTDVLDGCPKAYGMIMLIRSMSPEVVVTDEIGKKEDIEAIHEVLNTGVKIITTVHANDIEDLMKKPVLKDVISLRYFERYVILSNRLGAGTVEKILDENFNTLFKGPYRRGRTEK; via the coding sequence ATGAACACAAGAAAAAATTTTGAGGAAGTACTTTATGCTCTTCCTCCGTCAGTAAGAGAGGTAATTACAAAAATTCCTGATGACCTGTTGCAAGAAGTAGAAGAAATACGTCTTAGAGTAAATAGACCTCTCACAGTTTATTTGAAAAATGAAGAAAAGTTTGTGTCAAAAGAAGGGACTATTTCTTTTTCACCTTCTTTGGCCTATATTGTTACTTCTGAAGATTGTGAAAAAGCTCTTCAATTAATATCTAAATCTTCTCTTTATGCTTTTGAAGAAGAAATAAGAAATGGATATATTACTTTAAAAGGTGGTTACAGAGTAGGTATAGTTGGAAAATGTGTGTTAGAAAATGGTTATATAAAGACTTTAAAGAATATTTCTGGATACAATTATCGAATATCAAAAGAGATAATAGGAGTGGCAGAGGAAATATTAAAATATTTAATTACTCCTTCTAAAGACGTATATAACATTTTAATAATATCACCTCCTCAATGTGGCAAAACAACTCTCTTAAGAGATATTACAAGATGGATAAGTAATGGAATAGATTTTTTGGGATTTAAAGGTAAAAAAGTAGGCGTAGTAGATGAGAGGTCAGAAATTGCCGGCTGTTACAATGGTATACCTCAAATGGATGTGGGAATTAGGACTGATGTGTTAGATGGATGTCCTAAGGCTTATGGCATGATAATGCTTATAAGGTCTATGTCTCCAGAAGTAGTAGTGACAGATGAGATAGGTAAAAAAGAGGATATAGAAGCGATTCATGAAGTGCTGAATACTGGTGTTAAGATTATAACTACAGTTCATGCAAATGACATTGAAGACCTTATGAAAAAACCTGTTTTAAAAGACGTTATTTCTTTAAGATATTTTGAACGTTATGTAATTTTAAGCAATCGTTTAGGGGCAGGTACAGTAGAAAAAATATTAGATGAGAATTTTAATACTTTGTTTAAAGGGCCATATAGGAGAGGAAGGACTGAAAAATGA
- the spoIIIAB gene encoding stage III sporulation protein SpoIIIAB has product MKLLGIVLVIFSTSSLGYLFALKYKMRRWILKSMISSLNLFKIEITYSKAPLGEILMAISRSSDKSIKFVFSKTGMILSQNEGYTAGEAWEIALKEWDNGYLKKEDVEILRSFGYGLGNSDVYNQEKNFDLAIELLKRQLSNAEEESKKNEKLYKNIGVLAGLAIIILFL; this is encoded by the coding sequence ATGAAATTACTTGGAATAGTTTTAGTTATTTTTTCTACCAGTAGTTTAGGGTATTTGTTTGCTTTGAAATATAAAATGAGGCGTTGGATACTTAAAAGCATGATATCTTCATTAAATCTTTTTAAAATAGAAATCACATATTCAAAAGCTCCTTTAGGAGAAATACTCATGGCAATTTCTCGCTCTTCAGATAAAAGTATAAAATTTGTTTTTTCTAAGACAGGAATGATATTATCACAAAATGAGGGTTATACTGCAGGAGAAGCTTGGGAGATAGCTTTAAAGGAATGGGACAATGGCTATCTTAAAAAAGAAGATGTAGAAATTTTGAGGTCTTTTGGGTATGGACTTGGCAATTCTGACGTATACAATCAAGAAAAAAATTTTGATTTAGCCATTGAGCTTTTAAAAAGGCAACTTAGTAACGCAGAAGAAGAGAGTAAAAAGAACGAAAAGCTGTACAAAAATATTGGAGTTTTAGCAGGACTGGCGATAATCATATTGTTTTTATAG
- the spoIIIAC gene encoding stage III sporulation protein AC: MNIDIIFKIAAIGILVTVLNQVLIRSGREEQAMMVTLAGIVVVLMMVINMINNLFNAVKTIFQLY, translated from the coding sequence ATGAACATAGATATAATTTTTAAAATTGCGGCAATTGGCATTCTGGTAACAGTATTAAATCAAGTATTAATCCGTTCAGGGCGAGAAGAACAAGCAATGATGGTGACACTGGCAGGAATAGTAGTGGTTTTGATGATGGTGATAAATATGATAAACAATTTGTTTAATGCAGTAAAAACAATATTTCAACTTTATTAG
- the spoIIIAD gene encoding stage III sporulation protein AD, producing MEIFQIVILGIVVLIILTVLKETNPEMAIILSLVAGVIIFMMILPKLSAIVEVLNTLARKSGLDNIYFMTTLKIIGIAYITEFGVQLCLDANEKNLASKIEIAGKVIIIFLSIPIIVALMETILSIMP from the coding sequence ATGGAAATATTTCAAATTGTTATTTTAGGAATAGTGGTTTTGATTATTTTGACAGTTCTAAAAGAAACAAATCCTGAAATGGCAATAATTTTAAGTTTGGTAGCCGGAGTCATCATCTTTATGATGATTCTTCCAAAACTCAGCGCAATTGTAGAAGTCTTGAATACTCTTGCTAGAAAAAGTGGACTTGACAATATTTATTTTATGACAACTTTAAAAATCATTGGTATAGCTTATATAACGGAATTTGGAGTTCAGCTATGTCTCGACGCAAATGAGAAAAATTTGGCTTCCAAAATAGAGATAGCAGGAAAGGTAATCATAATTTTTTTATCAATACCTATAATTGTTGCATTAATGGAAACAATTCTTTCAATAATGCCGTGA
- the spoIIIAE gene encoding stage III sporulation protein AE, with protein MKKVLFIILMIMTLLTTAKADTGQQDIENQLKDIDTYQIDRFVKEANQKNGNILPYVDIKTYIQDVISGKQPFNIKELFENLLKLFFKELYSSVRLLTQLLILAVIGGILMNLHSSFENENISEIAFLAVYIVFIVIAVKSFTEALGIGKDAIDSMVNFMQSMLPVLITLLVSVGAFTSAAFFHPVVIVTVEFIAHLMRDFILPIILLMTAVKIVGNISEKFSLNKMGDFLKTLSTASISILLSIFLGVVTIQGLSSSMADGVISRTAKYTVGAFLPLVGGLLSDSVDAVIGASLLIKGAVGTYGLIAIVIISAVPLIKLFSLIIIYRFAAAVIEPISDKRIVNCLSDVATSLTYVFGVLASVTVMMFFTITAIIGTANIATMLR; from the coding sequence TTGAAAAAGGTACTTTTTATAATTCTAATGATTATGACTTTATTAACAACTGCCAAAGCGGATACAGGACAACAAGATATAGAAAACCAATTGAAAGACATTGATACTTATCAGATTGACCGCTTTGTAAAAGAAGCTAATCAAAAAAATGGCAATATACTTCCCTATGTTGATATAAAGACTTATATACAAGATGTGATATCAGGAAAACAACCTTTTAATATAAAGGAACTCTTTGAAAATTTATTAAAATTGTTTTTCAAAGAATTATATTCCTCTGTAAGACTTTTAACACAACTTTTAATTTTGGCTGTAATTGGCGGCATATTAATGAATTTGCACAGTTCCTTTGAAAATGAAAATATAAGTGAGATTGCTTTTTTAGCGGTTTATATAGTTTTTATCGTAATAGCGGTTAAAAGCTTCACAGAAGCTTTAGGAATTGGCAAAGATGCAATTGACAGCATGGTTAATTTTATGCAATCGATGCTACCTGTACTTATAACTTTACTCGTCTCAGTAGGTGCTTTTACCTCTGCAGCGTTTTTTCACCCTGTTGTCATTGTGACAGTTGAGTTTATAGCCCATCTAATGAGGGATTTTATATTGCCTATTATTTTACTTATGACAGCTGTAAAAATTGTAGGAAATATTTCTGAAAAGTTTAGCTTGAATAAAATGGGGGATTTTTTAAAGACTTTGTCTACAGCTTCTATTTCAATTTTATTAAGTATTTTTTTAGGAGTAGTAACTATACAAGGTTTATCTTCTTCAATGGCAGATGGGGTAATATCGAGAACGGCGAAGTATACAGTTGGTGCTTTTTTGCCATTGGTAGGAGGGCTTTTATCTGATAGTGTCGATGCAGTTATAGGGGCATCATTATTGATAAAAGGAGCAGTAGGCACTTATGGGCTTATAGCAATTGTGATAATTTCTGCAGTACCTTTAATAAAGCTTTTTTCTCTCATAATCATTTATCGCTTTGCAGCAGCAGTGATTGAACCAATCTCAGACAAAAGGATAGTAAATTGCCTTTCAGATGTGGCAACTTCTTTAACTTATGTTTTTGGAGTATTGGCTTCTGTTACTGTGATGATGTTCTTTACAATAACAGCTATTATAGGGACAGCTAATATTGCCACTATGCTAAGGTAG
- the spoIIIAF gene encoding stage III sporulation protein AF: MEFLKDWITQIIYIAILSIVLELLVPSSSLKKYAKVAIGFVIMITILNPLINFLKGGANIEAYVFKNDYFLKNINMEQISKEAEKQRDNLIVAEYKKRLIEQIKEKLLNLYEIEGVGVDVSFIEDLNDKEFGKIKEITLSFRNARTVSQDSEKIAKPTEDKKFNYEEFKKTISAFYNVPLKNITIKEE, translated from the coding sequence ATGGAGTTTTTAAAAGACTGGATAACACAGATAATTTATATTGCAATCCTTTCGATAGTTTTAGAACTTTTAGTTCCTTCCTCCAGTTTAAAAAAATATGCTAAAGTTGCGATAGGGTTTGTAATCATGATTACTATCTTAAATCCCTTGATAAATTTTTTAAAAGGAGGAGCAAATATAGAAGCCTACGTATTTAAAAATGATTACTTTTTAAAAAACATAAATATGGAGCAAATCTCAAAAGAAGCAGAAAAGCAGAGGGATAATTTAATTGTGGCAGAATATAAAAAAAGGCTGATTGAACAGATTAAAGAAAAGCTTTTAAATCTGTATGAAATTGAGGGAGTGGGAGTAGATGTTTCTTTTATAGAAGACCTAAATGACAAAGAGTTTGGAAAAATTAAAGAAATAACTTTATCTTTTAGAAATGCTAGAACGGTTTCTCAAGATTCAGAAAAAATAGCAAAACCGACAGAAGATAAAAAATTTAACTATGAAGAGTTTAAAAAAACAATAAGTGCATTCTATAATGTACCTTTAAAGAATATAACTATAAAAGAGGAATAA
- the spoIIIAG gene encoding stage III sporulation protein AG, with amino-acid sequence MDFDKLKDKLLKDNKKLVENLTVIFLIGLILLIGASALSKPRPSNNNDNKELVLAQKESSSEDYAQKLEKDLKNILSKIEGVGNVEVLITLNSDEEVVAAMDVVESSTTTNEKDSSGGIRETIQTESNNKVVTSQDTSGQDAPIVLKRIMPEIRGVIVVADGAKDPRLRYELSSAVQTALGIPAYKVKVISSK; translated from the coding sequence GTGGATTTTGATAAACTTAAAGATAAACTTTTAAAAGATAATAAAAAGTTGGTTGAGAATTTGACTGTTATCTTTTTAATAGGTTTAATTTTGTTAATAGGTGCGAGTGCTCTTTCAAAACCTCGCCCTTCAAATAACAACGATAACAAAGAATTGGTATTAGCTCAAAAAGAAAGTAGTAGTGAAGATTATGCTCAAAAATTAGAAAAGGATTTAAAAAATATATTGTCAAAAATTGAAGGGGTGGGAAATGTTGAGGTCCTCATAACACTAAATTCAGATGAAGAGGTAGTAGCGGCAATGGATGTAGTAGAATCCAGTACTACTACAAATGAAAAAGATAGTAGTGGAGGAATACGAGAAACCATTCAAACAGAATCAAACAACAAAGTAGTAACCTCTCAAGATACCTCTGGGCAAGATGCTCCTATTGTATTAAAAAGAATAATGCCAGAAATAAGGGGAGTGATTGTGGTTGCTGATGGAGCAAAAGATCCAAGATTAAGATACGAACTTTCTTCGGCAGTTCAAACTGCTTTAGGGATTCCTGCCTATAAAGTAAAGGTAATATCTTCAAAATAA